The Mycolicibacterium mucogenicum DSM 44124 genomic sequence CCGCCCGTCAGGACATGGCCTACAGCCTGGAAGACGAGGTGTACCTGGCGCTCTACGCCGGCTGGCAGGACGCAGCCGATGACGAAAAATACGGCGACTGGGCCCGTTCCAACATGGCGGCGATGTCCCACCTGGCCACCGGGATACAGCTGGCCGACGAGAACCTCGGTGCCCGGCCGGCCCGGTTCGCCAGCGACGCGGCCATGGCGCGACTGGATGCGGTGCGCGCACAATATGACCCGGAGGGTCGCTTCTACGCCTGGATGGGACGGACATGAGCTACCTGGGTTACCGCGGTGACGACGCGGACACACCGTTCGGCAGGTTCTTCAACCCGGAGATGGCGGCGCTCCCACGCCACGTGGTGGAGGCGCTCGAGCACGGGCCGCAGGCCGGTCCGGTGCTGCCCGATTTCGACGAACCGCTGGCCGCGGACGGTTATCAGCAGACCGAGAACGGTTACGGCACGCTGTCGGACGGCGGCTACACCGTCGCCGTGCGCACCGACATGCCGGGCGTGACGCCGCAGATGTGGGACTGGTGGTTCGGCTGGCACGGCTGCGACGCGCGCCGCTACAAGCTGTGGCACCCGCGGGCGCACGTGTCGGCGCAGTGGCGCGACGGCCGTGACGAACTGGCCTATGTCGGCCGGACCTCGCTGGTCGAGGAGTACCTCGGCTCGGCGCTCAGCTCGGTCGCGATCCAGTTCGTCGACCCGGAGTCGCAAGGGCACGCCGGGCTGGCGATCGTCGCCCGCCTCGGGTCGCCGGACATCCCGGTCGACATCGGCTGGCTGGTTCATCAGGTGCGGCCGACACCGGACGGTGCCGAGATGCGCTCTCGCTTCTGGATGGGTGGGCAGCACGTCAGCTTCCGTGCCGGTAAGTCCTTGGCGGACCATGCGTTTCGGGTGCTCGCTGCGCGTCAGCTGCCGCAGCCGCGGGATCTGCTGGTGCACTGCGCGCAGGAGATGAACCACCTCGCCGGCTTCCTGCCGGAGCTCCACGCGCAGTTCGGTTAGCCCGCGCGCGAGGTGGCCGGCGGCGGGTGTGGCTGACGCCACTCTCCATGAACTATCAAACACGTTACGATCGTTTTATGAGTGATAGTTCTACGACGGGTCGCCGCTTGCCTGCCTGGGTACGCCGCGCGCTGATCGCACTGGGCTGTGTTGTCGCGGTCGTGCTGTCGGCGGGCGGCTGGGTGCTGTACGCCAACGACTTCGCGATCCGCGAGCAGCGCGTCACCATCCCGGCGCCGGCGCAGCCCCTTGACGGTGTGCTGGCCCTGCCCAAGACGGGGAAGGGACCGTTCGGCCTGGTGGTGTTCGTCCACGGCGACGGTCCCGCCGACGCCAGCCGCGACGCGTTCTACCGGCCCATCTGGGAGTCCTTCGCGAAATCCGGCTACGCGTCGTTGTCGTGGAACAAGCCCGGCGTCGGCGGTGCACCCGGTAACTGGCTGAACCAGAGCATGGCCGACCGGGCCGCCGAGACGAGCGCCGCGATCGACTGGGCCCGCACCCGGCCGGACATCGATCCGCACCGCGTCGGTATCTGGGGTATCAGCCAGGGCGGCTGGGTGGCGCCCGAGGTAGCGGTGCGCAAACCCGACCTGCAGTTCGTGATTCTCGTTGGCCCAGCGATCAATTGGATGCGGCAGGGTGAGTACAACCTGCGAGCCGAGCTGAAGGCGCGCGCGACGCCGCAGTCGGAACTGGCCGCTGCGCTGGCCCGGCGGGAGCGGACAAATCAGCTGCTGCGCACCGGCGCG encodes the following:
- a CDS encoding DAPG hydrolase family protein; protein product: MSYLGYRGDDADTPFGRFFNPEMAALPRHVVEALEHGPQAGPVLPDFDEPLAADGYQQTENGYGTLSDGGYTVAVRTDMPGVTPQMWDWWFGWHGCDARRYKLWHPRAHVSAQWRDGRDELAYVGRTSLVEEYLGSALSSVAIQFVDPESQGHAGLAIVARLGSPDIPVDIGWLVHQVRPTPDGAEMRSRFWMGGQHVSFRAGKSLADHAFRVLAARQLPQPRDLLVHCAQEMNHLAGFLPELHAQFG
- a CDS encoding alpha/beta hydrolase family protein, which gives rise to MSDSSTTGRRLPAWVRRALIALGCVVAVVLSAGGWVLYANDFAIREQRVTIPAPAQPLDGVLALPKTGKGPFGLVVFVHGDGPADASRDAFYRPIWESFAKSGYASLSWNKPGVGGAPGNWLNQSMADRAAETSAAIDWARTRPDIDPHRVGIWGISQGGWVAPEVAVRKPDLQFVILVGPAINWMRQGEYNLRAELKARATPQSELAAALARRERTNQLLRTGATYHEYRTAGIDASPMSADRWGFVARNYRADVSATLPHLTVPVLLELGEGDRNVDVAETERVYRELVRRDLLTVQTYPHASHSLAKEDLENNPNSVKAYVMGTFAPRQIYAPSYLDNLRRYVQELPAAKEAR